The sequence below is a genomic window from Vibrio mangrovi.
AGTATGCAATCCCCCGAGGTGATCATAAAACTCTATGGCTCTGATATTCTGTTCCATGACTTCAATGTATACACCACTATCCGGGAAATAGTGCTGGATCCATCCGGTAACTTCCTTCAAAAGTAACTTAGCGATACCTTTTCCCTGATATTCAGCAGCAACATGAAGGGATTCAATCACTGTCCCTTTCTCAAAATCATGGTTACCAAACGCACAGATGAAACCGCAGAGTTTGCCATCTTCTTCTGCCAGCACTACGTGCTGGTTAATAGGCGGATTGATCAGCCTGGCCTGCCAAATCAAACGCCGATCCTCTTCCACTTCATCCCGGAGGTAATGTTCTTCCATTACACCCCGGTAATTCTGCTGCCAACTACGGGCATGTAATTCAGCAATTTTTTCAAAATCACTATATTCAGCTACTCGAATATCCATTTAATAGCCCTTCTAACTTCCTGTTAGCTCTATTCTCTTCATTTATACCATTATCATTTTGCTCAAAAGCATAACATTCCAGCAAAAGATTCTCACAATGCAATTACCGTACGACGGCAGTCACACTTTTGCAAGCAATCAACGTCTGGCTGAAGCACATTTAGTTTTTTCTACCGTAATCTTATCCGATTGCATACAATTACTCGGGTCCTATACCCAAATGACCTCAAGATGCAGTTTCAGCGAGAATCACTGGGCACAGAGGCAAAGCAGCCCTGACAATTTACAGAGGATGCTGTATTTCAGAAAGTTTTGCCTGTCTGCTTTCGTTAAGATGAACAGCCAGGAAAATACCAAACGAAATAACAACGGCAACCAAAGAAATATAGACCGAATTCCTGAAACCATAATGCTGGGCAACAAACCCCATTAAAGATGTCCCGCACATGGTTCCAACCGACATCGCATTGGTATAAAAAGCAGAAACCTGCCCCACTCGTTTTGGCGCAGAATCTTGTAAGAGAGTAATGCCCAGACCGACAAATATGCCGTAAAAAAGCCCGTTCACAAACTGAAGTGCCAGCAACCACTCGACCGTTGATGCATATTGAATTCCGATATAAAACACCATGGCAACAGCAAAGCTCACCATCATCAACTGCATTTTTCCGACACGATGTGACCAGGATGCAGAAAGTAACATCACCGGGATCTCCAGTGCCGCAGTTAAGCCCATAAACATTCCCGGATATGACACCGGCAAATCTAATTCTTTGGTAACAAATAACGGCATTGCGTTGATATAAGTACTGTTCGCCATATTCGCAAACAAAATACCCACACCTAAAAACCAGACTTTATATGGAAAAGGAGGAATCGCGTCATGAACATTGGTTTTTCTGGCAGATTTTACCGCAGAAGGTAACAGACGCCACGCCATAATGAACACCAGCAGAGCAATGCCTCCAGCCATCAGAAAGTTGGTCCGGAAACCAAAGGTATCGACAGAAGTAAAAGCCAGAGCAGGACCGACGATCCAGACCAGAGACACCGAAGAACGCATTTGAGAATTGAGTTTCGTACTATCTTTTCCAGACTGTTCAGCAAAACGCCGAATCATTGCCAGCAGTAAAGGAACTGAGGACGCACCGAATGCCATGAAACACCAGCCGACAATAATCGCCTGCCAGAACTGAGTCAGATAATAGAAACATATTGCCGCCAGACACAGAAATAGTACCGAAGTCAGAAGGAGAATCTTACTATCAACTCCTTTATCGGCCAGACGCCCCAATCCCTGACTAATCAGAATCGTTGAAACTGCAGTACCTACGGTATAAAGGCCGATGTAC
It includes:
- a CDS encoding GNAT family N-acetyltransferase, which gives rise to MDIRVAEYSDFEKIAELHARSWQQNYRGVMEEHYLRDEVEEDRRLIWQARLINPPINQHVVLAEEDGKLCGFICAFGNHDFEKGTVIESLHVAAEYQGKGIAKLLLKEVTGWIQHYFPDSGVYIEVMEQNIRAIEFYDHLGGLHTLDRIWHAPCGSDVPEWVYTWDTPQAILSAIG
- a CDS encoding sugar efflux transporter, with protein sequence MRFEVLRGDSGVYFWLNGLSAMAFSFILPVMSLFLIEGLGIEPMYIGLYTVGTAVSTILISQGLGRLADKGVDSKILLLTSVLFLCLAAICFYYLTQFWQAIIVGWCFMAFGASSVPLLLAMIRRFAEQSGKDSTKLNSQMRSSVSLVWIVGPALAFTSVDTFGFRTNFLMAGGIALLVFIMAWRLLPSAVKSARKTNVHDAIPPFPYKVWFLGVGILFANMANSTYINAMPLFVTKELDLPVSYPGMFMGLTAALEIPVMLLSASWSHRVGKMQLMMVSFAVAMVFYIGIQYASTVEWLLALQFVNGLFYGIFVGLGITLLQDSAPKRVGQVSAFYTNAMSVGTMCGTSLMGFVAQHYGFRNSVYISLVAVVISFGIFLAVHLNESRQAKLSEIQHPL